In Alosa sapidissima isolate fAloSap1 chromosome 11, fAloSap1.pri, whole genome shotgun sequence, a single window of DNA contains:
- the LOC121724184 gene encoding C-C motif chemokine 3-like isoform X2, whose amino-acid sequence MRTLAALLALVLVISVSAQYGPTTEQCCTKYYSHTIPQKKVESYFKTGSSCYLTAIVLKTEKKMEFCVKPDLPWVQNIVTNLGSTASPL is encoded by the exons ATGAGGACCCTGGCTGCTCTTCTGGCTCTG GTGCTGGTCATCTCAGTTAGTG CTCAGTATGGACCAACTACAGAGCAATGCTGTACAAAATACTACTCTCATACGATTCCTCAGAAAAAGGTGGAGTCTTACTTCAAAACCGGCAGCAGCTGCTACCTGACTGCTATTGT GCTTAAaacagagaaaaagatggaGTTCTGTGTGAAGCCTGACCTGCCATGGGTTCAGAACATTGTCACCAATTTGGGTTCTACTGCCTCTCCTCTGTGA
- the LOC121724184 gene encoding C-C motif chemokine 3-like isoform X1, translated as MRTLAALLALVLVISVSAQYGPTTEQCCTKYYSHTIPQKKVESYFKTGSSCYLTAIVLKTEKKMEFCVKPDLPWVQNIVTNLGSTASPL; from the exons ATGAGGACCCTGGCTGCTCTTCTGGCTCTGGTGCTGGTCATCTCAGTTAGTG CTCAGTATGGACCAACTACAGAGCAATGCTGTACAAAATACTACTCTCATACGATTCCTCAGAAAAAGGTGGAGTCTTACTTCAAAACCGGCAGCAGCTGCTACCTGACTGCTATTGT GCTTAAaacagagaaaaagatggaGTTCTGTGTGAAGCCTGACCTGCCATGGGTTCAGAACATTGTCACCAATTTGGGTTCTACTGCCTCTCCTCTGTGA
- the LOC121723357 gene encoding carboxylesterase 5A-like, translating to MVKDSSPVVSVRNGTLRGASMTVKGSDKQVQQYLGIPFARPPLGPLRLSAPQPAESWEGERDATQQPPMCLQDPDIITMTSKVMAIEFTPPGISEDCLYLNVYTPAKSGEKLPVMVWIHGGGLYMGGASQYDGSVLAAHGNIVVVVMQYRLGFLGYFSTGDTNAQGNWGFLDQIAALQWVQENIESFGGDPNSVTIAGESAGAISASILILSPLAKGLFHRAVLQSGVATIGAYTTKTPMVFAKMMAKVMECDSSSNKELVKCMRQKTADDYVTAMKKKKIFMGAVVDGEFLNDIAEEVLKSKDFQKVPIIVGMTNHEFGWMLSNAFAPPGWQKGMTRPEFLAMVNTFFPTGNASCANELIVDEYLKDADTPEDVRDQFTEALGDLFMVIPVIKVAEYHRDAGVHVYLYEFQHRPEIYKDTRPSFVKADHADDVGFVFGSCFWDGHIKLNGTTTEQENQLCKTTMAYWANFVRTGSPNGPGLVHWPLYDASNKYLNLDLQQSEGQDLKKDRVQFFNTELPKRLAAKKTAQ from the exons ATGGTGAAAG ACTCTAGTCCCGTGGTGTCGGTGCGGAATGGGACTCTTCGGGGGGCCTCCATGACTGTGAAAGGCTCCGATAAGCAGGTGCAGCAGTATTTGGGGATCCCCTTTGCCCGACCCCCTCTGGGCCCCCTGCGTCTGTCTGCCCCCCAGCCTGCAGAGtcctgggagggagagagagacgccaCCCAGCAGCCGCCCAT GTGTCTTCAAGATCCAGACATTATAACAATGACATCAAAAGTCATGGCCATTGAATTCACTCCTCCTGGTATATCAGAAGACTGCTTGTACCTCAATGTGTACACTCCAGCAAAATCAGGGGAAAAACTACCA gtGATGGTGTGGATCCATGGAGGAGGACTGTATATGGGTGGAGCCTCCCAGTATGACGGCTCAGTGCTGGCTGCCCATGGCAACATCGTGGTGGTGGTCATGCAGTACAGACTCGGGTTTCTGGGATACTTCAG CACTGGAGACACGAATGCTCAGGGAAACTGGGGTTTCCTGGACCAGATCGCTGCTCTCCAGTGGGTGCAGGAGAACATCGAGAGCTTCGGGGGAGACCCCAACTCTGTCACCATCGCTGGAGAGTCGGCTGGAGCGATAAGTGCATCTATACTG ATCCTGTCTCCTCTGGCCAAGGGGCTTTTCCATCGGGCAGTTCTTCAGAGTGGAGTTGCCACTATTGGGGCCTACACAACTAAGACTCCCATGGTCTTTGCCAAG ATGATGGCTAAGGTTATGGAGTGTGACTCAAGCTCAAACAAAGAGCTGGTCAAATGTATGAGACAAAAAACAGCTGATGATTACGTTACAGCAATGAAAAAG AAAAAGATCTTCATGGGTGCTGTAGTGGACGGGGAGTTTTTGAACGACATAGCTGAAGAAGTTTTAAAAAGCAAAGACTTTCAGAAAGTCCCAATTATCGTTGGCATGACAAATCATGAGTTTGGATGGATGCTTTCAAAC GCTTTTGCTCCTCCCGGCTGGCAGAAAGGGATGACTCGACCTGAGTTCCTGGCAATGGTCAATACCTTCTTCCCTACAGGGAAT GCCTCATGTGCTAACGAGCTGATTGTAGACGAGTATCTGAAAGATGCAGACACACCAGAGGACGTTAGAGATCAGTTCACAGAGGCGCTTGGTGACCTGTTCATGGTCATCCCCGTCATAAAAGTGGCAGAATATCACAGAG ATGCTGGAGTACATGTGTACCTGTATGAGTTCCAGCACAGGCCAGAGATTTATAAGGACACCAGACCCAGCTTTGTGAAGGCTGATCACGCAGATGATGTTGGCTTTGTCTTTGGCTCTTGTTTCTGGGATGGACATATTAAACTCAATG GTACCACCACAGAACAGGAGAATCAGCTCTGCAAGACGACAATGGCGTACTGGGCCAATTTTGTTCGCACAGG CTCTCCTAATGGGCCTGGCCTGGTGCACTGGCCTCTGTATGATGCCAGCAACAAGTACCTGAACCTGGACCTGCAGCAGAGTGAGGGGCAGGACCTGAAGAAGGACAGAGTGCAGTTCTTCAACACGGAGCTGCCCAAGAGGCTCGCTGCAAAGAAAACAGCTCAGTAG